The following proteins are encoded in a genomic region of Labeo rohita strain BAU-BD-2019 chromosome 5, IGBB_LRoh.1.0, whole genome shotgun sequence:
- the ppm1db gene encoding LOW QUALITY PROTEIN: protein phosphatase, Mg2+/Mn2+ dependent, 1Db (The sequence of the model RefSeq protein was modified relative to this genomic sequence to represent the inferred CDS: deleted 1 base in 1 codon), with amino-acid sequence MNPDLSLRVSVFSEQGGRKYMEDLTEVIVELEPSDDELRAAGHTDPKPDQEPVSESDPPDCTSKPLPVTVTWRNTLSTDESDGTEEPGSQPAPADSRRSVAFFAVFDGHGGREAALFARDHLWDFLKKQRGFWSKDYRKACAAIRKGFIACHHAMWKKLPEWPKTLTGLPSTSGTTASVVVIRGDRMFVAHVGDSSVVLGVREDPSDKVIKAVEVTQDHKPELPKEKQRIEGLGGSVVKKSGVNRVVWKRPRLTHNGPVRRSTPIDQIPFLAVARALGDLWSYDFYSGEFVVSPEPDTSVVTLDPRRHRYIIVGSDGLWNMVPPQEAVTVCQSHDEAVAPFGMSVARRLGCHALMRWRQRMLRADNTSVIVIALPEPGKPHLPMHRDEVILSLAEGPHCDPAIGSRSITPLIKTPDPDLSSASSESLPALERRNGLSGVSLCAEPPLEENLPCTDLTDKAALTVCPSEGNRTPEMPLSSSDVSSPVGKRPRRSPLTPSSSRRRTGERSVPKRNTGRTPKRTPSVPILQHRKATLCVC; translated from the exons ATGAATCCCGACCTATCGCTGCGAGTGAGCGTCTTCTCCGAACAAGGAGGAAGGAAATATATGGAGGATTTAACGGAGGTGATCGTGGAGCTGGAACCCAGCGACGATGAGCTGCGAGCGGCAGGACACACCGATCCAAAGCCGGACCAAGAGCCTGTCTCTGAAAGCGACCCGCCGGACTGCACAAGCAAGCCTTTACCCGTCACGGTAACGTGGAGAAACACACTGTCGACCGATGAGAGTGACGGCACAGAGGAGCCCGGGAGTCAACCGGCGCCAGCGGACAGCAGGAGATCGGTCGCGTTCTTCGCCGTGTTTGACGGCCACGGAGGGCGAGAAGCCGCGCTGTTCGCTCGAGATCACCTCTGGGATTTTCTCAAGAAGCAGCGGGGGTTTTGGTCGAAGGATTACCGGAAAGCTTGCGCCGCAATTCGCAAGGGTTTCATCGCATGTCATCATGCGATGTGGAAAAAGCTTC ctgaatGGCCAAAGACATTAACTGGGCTCCCTAGTACTTCGGGCACTACAGCCAGCGTGGTGGTCATCCGAGGGGACCGCATGTTTGTGGCTCATGTCGGGGACTCATCTGTCGTGCTGGGTGTGAGAGAAGATCCCTCTGACAAAGTCATCAAAGCTGTGGAGGTCACACAAGACCACAAGCCCGAACTCCCGAAAGAGAAGCAGAGAATCGAGGGACTGGGTGGCAG TGTGGTGAAGAAGTCCGGTGTGAACCGTGTGGTGTGGAAGAGGCCTCGGCTAACTCACAACGGCCCAGTCAGAAGGAGCACCCCGATCGATCAGATCCCCTTCCTCGCTGTTGCCAGAGCTCTGG GTGATCTATGGAGTTATGACTTCTACAGTGGAGAGTTTGTAGTGTCTCCTGAGCCTGACACCAGTGTGGTGACCCTTGACCCTCGACGGCATCGTTATATCATTGTTGGCAGTGATGGCCTTTGGAACATGGTGCCACCACAGGAGGCAGTGACTGTG TGCCAGAGCCATGATGAAGCTGTG GCACCTTTCGGGATGTCGGTTGCACGTCGGTTGGGGTGCCATGCATTGATGCGATGGCGTCAGCGGATGCTCCGTGCAGACAACACCAGCGTTATAGTTATTGCCCTTCCTGAGCCTGGCAAACCCCACCTACCTATGCACAGAGACGAGGTCATACTTAGCCTGGCAGAGGGCCCACACTGTGACCCTGCAATAGGATCCCGCTCCATCACACCACTCATCAAG ACCCCGGATCCAGACCTGTCCTCAGCCAGCAGTGAGTCTTTGCCAGCCCTGGAGAGGAGGAACGGTCTATCAGGAGTGAGTCTGTGCGCAGAACCCCCGTTAGAGGAAAACCTCCCTTGCACTGACCTCACAGACAAAGCTGCCTTGACTGTGTGCCCCAGCGAGGGCAACCGGACCCCAGAGATGCCCCTGTCCTCATCGGATGTGTCAAGTCCGGTGGGGAAGAGGCCCAGACGGAGCCCCCTCACTCCGAGCAGCTCCCGTCGGAGGACTGGTGAACGCTCCGTACCCAAACGCAACACCGGCAGGACTCCCAAACGGACCCCCAGCGTTCCTATACTACAGCACCGCAAAGCAACCCTCTGCGTCTGCTAA